A portion of the Pleuronectes platessa chromosome 15, fPlePla1.1, whole genome shotgun sequence genome contains these proteins:
- the ppm1nb gene encoding protein phosphatase, Mg2+/Mn2+ dependent, 1Nb (putative), translating into MRTSRKGSVEMPAFVRQLVKETEKKMSSFFKGSRGGGAAEGEKPGEGEKEEVIPSPYLDRPVLDKLAEEGCARWGLTYALGSMQGWRANMEDYHNCVPQLGGEFADWSFFAVFDGHAGSSVAQHCSQHLLGHILATGGIGPEDDPERVRGALVEGFLHTDKHLHSVARREGWERGGTTVTASLISPYYIYFANCGDSRAMLCRSGQVCFSTEDHKPYNPLEKERIESAGGSVSLQRINGSLAVSRALGDFSYKGAENRSPVQQMVSPEPEVFVVERSPADEFLVLACDGVWDTISNEELCAFIHNRLSVCTDLRDVCTQVIDLCLYKGSLDNISIILLCFPGAPQLSAEALHQEAELDDLLESKVAEIYDELCARGEEPDLLSVLTVLASTVIPGLPPGGGIQSKRNCIISAYYQQREMHGPSVPNGGS; encoded by the exons ATGAGGACATCCAGGAAGGGCAGCGTGGAGATGCCTGCATTTGTGCGGCAGCTggtgaaagagacagagaaaaagatgaGCTCTTTCTTCAAGGGGAGccgtggaggaggagcagcagagggggaGAAGCCCGgggagggggagaaggaggaggtcaTCCCCAGCCCCTACCTGGACCGGCCGGTCCTGGACAAGCTGGCAGAGGAGGGCTGCGCCCGCTGGGGTCTCACCTACGCCCTGGGGAGCATGCAGGGCTGGAGGGCCAACATGGAGGACTACCACAACTGTGTGCCACAGCTGGGTGGGGAGTTTGCAGACTGGAGCTTCTTCGCTGTGTTTGATGGGCATGCAGGCAGCTCGGTGGCACAGCACTGCTCCCAGCACCTTCTGGGTCACATCCTAGCCACAG GTGGAATAGGACCAGAGGATGACCCAGAAAGGGTGAGAGGTGCCCTCGTCGAAGGCTTCCTGCACACTGACAAGCACTTACACTCAGTGGCACGTCGAGAAGGCTGGGAGAGAGGTGGCACCACTGTGACAGCCTCCCTCATCTCGCCGTATTACATCTACTTCGCCAACTGTGGCGACTCAAGGGCCATGCTGTGCCGGTCTGGCCAGGTTTGCTTCTCCACTGAGGACCACAAACCTTACAACCCACTGGAGAAAGAGCGTATTGAGAGCGCAGGCGGCTCAGTGTCCCTCCAGAGGATCAACGGTTCCCTGGCAGTCTCCCGCGCTCTGGGAGACTTCAGCTACAAGGGGGCAGAGAACAGATCGCCCGTCCAGCAGATGGTGTCCCCGGAGCCAGAGGTGTTTGTGGTGGAGCGCTCTCCAGCAGATGAGTTCCTGGTGCTCGCCTGCGATGGCGTGTGGGACACCATCAGCAACGAGGAGCTGTGCGCCTTCATCCATAACCGGCTGAGCGTGTGCACTGATCTGAGGGATGTCTGTACTCAAGTCATTGACCTCTGTCTCTACAAG GGCAGCCTCGACAACATCAGCATCATCCTGCTGTGCTTCCCTGGAGCCCCCCAGCTGTCAGCAGAGGCATTACACCAGGAGGCGGAGCTGGATGACCTGCTAGAGTCCAAAGTGGCAG AAATCTATGATGAGTTGTGTGCCAGGGGCGAGGAACCTGACCTGCTGTCTGTCCTCACAGTCCTCGCATCCACCGTCATACCTGGAttaccaccagggggaggaATACAGAGCAA aaGAAACTGCATTATTTCTGCCTACTATCAACAAAGAGAGATGCACGGGCCATCAGTACCGAAT GGAGGCTCCTGA
- the kcnk12l gene encoding potassium channel subfamily K member 13 has translation MAQRRAAAAAAGGCCCPRAPMNEDNARFCLLAGLILLYLLCGAAIFSTLEHPFELRARRLWKQQLDNFTQRYRVNLGALHTLLRQYEEANGAGIRVDTLRPRWDFSGAFYFVGTVVSTIGFGMTTPATISGKIFLIFYGLIGCAATILFFNLFLERIITMLAYIMRWCHERRLRCGGVGEMSSREEMSGEEDSLEGWKPSVYYVMLILGIASIVIACSASTLYCSMENWSYVDSLYFCFVAFSTIGFGDMVSSQRQQYESQEAYRLGNCLFILMGVCCIYSLFNVISIVIKQTLNWILGKLVCCGQHQSCSCFAPGCWGLCCPCLQTKNRNQRSLAAHKPRRKHLKRNTVQPISSHCPAGRHRYRDGSEETVFESETDAGPVAVGRRLSGEMISVNEFMVSNKVSLALLQKQLSETAHQGPRQSSSHQNGFSGGVGALAIMNNRLQETSVDR, from the exons atgGCTCAGAggagggctgctgctgctgctgctggcggctgctgctgcccgAGGGCGCCCATGAATGAAGACAACGCCCGTTTCTGCCTGCTGGCCGGGCTCATCCTGCTCTACTTGCTGTGCGGAGCGGCCATCTTCTCAACCCTGGAGCATCCCTTTGAGCTGCGTGCCCGCCGCCTctggaagcagcagctggaCAACTTCACCCAGAGGTACAGGGTCAACCTGGGCGCCCTCCACACTCTGCTGCGGCAGTATGAGGAGGCGAACGGAGCTGGGATCAGAGTGGACACGTTGAGGCCCCGCTGGGACTTTTCTGGAGCGTTCTACTTTGTAGGCACCGTTGTCTCCACTATTG GCTTTGGCATGACCACACCAGCGACAATATCTGGAAAAATATTCTTGATCTTCTACGGTCTCATTGGCTGTGCTGCAACCATCCTCTTTTTCAACCTCTTTCTGGAGAGGATCATCACGATGTTAGCTTACATCATGCGCTGGTGTCACGAGCGCCGACTGAGGTGTGGGGGTGTCGGGGAGATGTCGAGCAGGGAGGAGATGTCAGGTGAGGAGGACAGCCTGGAGGGCTGGAAACCATCAGTCTACTATGTTATGCTAATCCTGGGAATAGCATCAATTGTGATTGCATGCAGTGCTTCCACCTTGTACTGTTCCATGGAGAACTGGAGCTACGTGGACTCCCTTTACTTCTGCTTCGTAGCCTTCAGCACCATCGGCTTCGGGGACATGGTGAGCAGCCAGAGACAGCAGTATGAGTCTCAGGAAGCCTACCGCCTGGGGAATTGCCTTTTCATCCTAATGGGAGTATGTTGTATCTACTCACTTTTCAATGTCATTTCTATTGTCATCAAGCAAACTCTCAATTGGATTCTGGGTAAACTGGTATGCTGTGGGCAGCATCAGTCTTGTTCTTGCTTTGCACCTGGATGCTGGGGCCTCTGCTGCCCCTGCCTCCAAACAAAAAATCGAAACCAGAGGTCCCTGGCAGCACACAAACCCAGGCGTAAACACTTGAAACGTAACACTGTGCAGCCCATCTCATCCCACTGTCCTGCAGGAAGACACCGATACAGGGATGGCTCGGAGGAGACGGTGTTTGAAAGTGAGACGGATGCAGGCCCGGTGGCTGTCGGGCGTCGTCTGTCGGGAGAGATGATCTCAGTCAATGAGTTCATGGTGTCTAATAAGGTGTCTCTGGCTCTGCTGCAGAAGCAGCTGAGTGAAACGGCTCACCAGGGCCCGCGGCAGAGCTCCAGCCATCAGAATGGATTCTCGGGGGGTGTGGGGGCCTTGGCCATCATGAATAATCGCCTCCAAGAAACCAGTGTGGATAGGTAG
- the itpkca gene encoding inositol-trisphosphate 3-kinase C isoform X1 produces the protein MTPKKPQQWLQVVGHAGNFHVGDYGTLLKRYCKGEQQCYLRLMADTLRSFVPAYHGVVQRDKQDYNMMDNLLTHFNTPAIMDCKMGSRTYLEEELQLARERPQPRNDMYEKMVAVDPEAPTAQERAQQAVLKTRYMQWRETLSSTTTLGFRIEGFRKANDECHTNFKQTKSREQVTEALSSFVESSAHIMWGYLRQLKQLRQVLEASDFFRTHEVVGSSLLFVHDWTGRTGVWMIDFGKTVVLPSPLTLDHRTAWVEGNREDGYLWGLDNLIDILGNMLPLS, from the exons ATGACTCCTAAGAAGCCTCAGCAGTGGCTTCAAGTGGTTGGACATGCAG GGAACTTTCATGTAGGGGATTACGGCACACTGCTGAAGAGGTATTGTAAGGGGGAGCAGCAATGTTACCTCCGTCTGATGGCGGACACTCTGAGGTCCTTTGTTCCTGCCTACCACGGTGTTGTGCAGCGTGACAAGCAGGATTACAACATGATGGATAACCTGCTGACCCACTTCAACACACCTGCCATCATGGACTGCAAGATGGGCAGCCG CACATACCTCGAGGAGGAGCTGCAACTGGCCAGAGAACGTCCCCAGCCTCGCAACGACATGTATGAGAAGATGGTGGCCGTGGACCCAGAGGCCCCGACGGCCCAGGAGCGAGCCCAGCAGGCGGTGCTGAAAACCAGGTACATGCAGTGGAGGGAGACACTGAGCTCCACAACAACTCTGGGGTTCCGCATCGAAGGATTCAGG AAGGCAAATGATGAATGTCACACAAACTTCAAACAGACCAAAAGCAGAGAGCAAGTGACGGAAGCACTCAGCAGTTTTGTTGAGTCCAGTGCGCACATCATG TGGGGATATCTGAGGCAGTTGAAACAGCTGCGGCAGGTCTTGGAGGCATCCGACTTCTTCAGAACACATGAG GTTGTGGGAAGCTCCTTGCTGTTTGTGCATGACTGGACAGGCAGAACAGGAGTCTGGATGATCGACTTTGGAAAGACAGTGGTCTTGCCCTCACCACTTACCTTGGACCACCGCACTGCCTGGGTAGAGGGCAATCGAGAGGATGGCTACCTGTGGGGTCTGGACAACCTCATTGACATATTGGGAAACATGCTGCCGCTGAGCTAA
- the itpkca gene encoding inositol-trisphosphate 3-kinase C isoform X2, which translates to MTPKKPQQWLQVVGHAGNFHVGDYGTLLKRYCKGEQQCYLRLMADTLRSFVPAYHGVVQRDKQDYNMMDNLLTHFNTPAIMDCKMGSRTYLEEELQLARERPQPRNDMYEKMVAVDPEAPTAQERAQQAVLKTRYMQWRETLSSTTTLGFRIEGFRTKSREQVTEALSSFVESSAHIMWGYLRQLKQLRQVLEASDFFRTHEVVGSSLLFVHDWTGRTGVWMIDFGKTVVLPSPLTLDHRTAWVEGNREDGYLWGLDNLIDILGNMLPLS; encoded by the exons ATGACTCCTAAGAAGCCTCAGCAGTGGCTTCAAGTGGTTGGACATGCAG GGAACTTTCATGTAGGGGATTACGGCACACTGCTGAAGAGGTATTGTAAGGGGGAGCAGCAATGTTACCTCCGTCTGATGGCGGACACTCTGAGGTCCTTTGTTCCTGCCTACCACGGTGTTGTGCAGCGTGACAAGCAGGATTACAACATGATGGATAACCTGCTGACCCACTTCAACACACCTGCCATCATGGACTGCAAGATGGGCAGCCG CACATACCTCGAGGAGGAGCTGCAACTGGCCAGAGAACGTCCCCAGCCTCGCAACGACATGTATGAGAAGATGGTGGCCGTGGACCCAGAGGCCCCGACGGCCCAGGAGCGAGCCCAGCAGGCGGTGCTGAAAACCAGGTACATGCAGTGGAGGGAGACACTGAGCTCCACAACAACTCTGGGGTTCCGCATCGAAGGATTCAGG ACCAAAAGCAGAGAGCAAGTGACGGAAGCACTCAGCAGTTTTGTTGAGTCCAGTGCGCACATCATG TGGGGATATCTGAGGCAGTTGAAACAGCTGCGGCAGGTCTTGGAGGCATCCGACTTCTTCAGAACACATGAG GTTGTGGGAAGCTCCTTGCTGTTTGTGCATGACTGGACAGGCAGAACAGGAGTCTGGATGATCGACTTTGGAAAGACAGTGGTCTTGCCCTCACCACTTACCTTGGACCACCGCACTGCCTGGGTAGAGGGCAATCGAGAGGATGGCTACCTGTGGGGTCTGGACAACCTCATTGACATATTGGGAAACATGCTGCCGCTGAGCTAA